One part of the Oceanihabitans sp. IOP_32 genome encodes these proteins:
- a CDS encoding FecCD family ABC transporter permease, with protein sequence MSISKTYKLPFIVLVLVLFVCFVININLGSVYIPLKDVFNSLIGSDTNVEAWQHIINNYRLPKAITAILVGSGLGISGLLMQTLFRNPLAGPFVLGISSGASLGVALIILGSGLFGGLFASFFVSKWSIVIAASLGSFLVLLAVLTVSIKVRDTMAILIIGLMFASITAAIVSVLSYFGSAEQLQQYIFWGFGSLGNLSWNELFIFAVIFCFGIVLSIVSIKSLNTLLLGENYAISLGLNIKKSRLIIIAATSLLAGTITAFAGPIAFIGLAIPHITRQVFNTSNHKILLPAVFLFGAIVMLICDSIAQLPHSDYTLPINAITSIIGAPVVIWLLVRKQKMVF encoded by the coding sequence GTGTCTATTTCAAAAACATACAAACTTCCATTTATAGTATTAGTTCTAGTGCTGTTCGTTTGCTTTGTAATTAATATAAATTTAGGTTCGGTTTACATTCCTTTAAAGGATGTGTTTAACAGTCTAATTGGCAGTGATACTAATGTCGAGGCGTGGCAACATATTATTAATAACTACAGATTACCAAAAGCGATCACAGCTATTTTAGTGGGTTCTGGATTAGGAATTTCGGGCTTGTTAATGCAAACACTTTTTAGAAACCCTTTAGCGGGGCCTTTTGTACTAGGAATTAGCTCTGGTGCAAGCCTAGGAGTTGCCTTAATTATATTGGGATCGGGTTTGTTTGGTGGTCTTTTTGCATCGTTTTTTGTATCGAAATGGAGTATAGTAATCGCGGCGAGTTTAGGAAGTTTTTTAGTACTTTTAGCGGTCTTAACAGTTTCCATTAAGGTACGGGACACTATGGCTATTCTTATTATAGGACTTATGTTTGCCAGTATAACAGCAGCCATTGTTAGTGTGCTTTCTTATTTTGGTTCGGCAGAGCAGCTACAACAATACATTTTTTGGGGTTTTGGCAGCCTTGGAAATTTATCTTGGAATGAGTTATTTATTTTCGCTGTAATATTTTGTTTTGGTATCGTATTAAGCATCGTATCGATTAAATCTTTAAACACCTTGCTTTTAGGAGAGAATTACGCTATAAGCTTGGGCTTAAACATAAAAAAAAGCCGGTTAATTATTATTGCTGCGACCAGTCTATTAGCAGGTACTATTACCGCATTTGCAGGCCCCATTGCTTTTATTGGTTTGGCTATTCCGCATATTACGCGTCAGGTTTTTAATACTTCAAATCATAAAATTTTATTACCCGCTGTTTTTTTGTTTGGTGCCATTGTCATGTTAATTTGCGATAGCATTGCGCAATTACCACATAGTGATTACACCTTACCTATTAACGCCATAACCTCTATAATTGGCGCACCGGTAGTAATTTGGTTGTTAGTTAGAAAACAGAAAATGGTATTTTAA
- a CDS encoding TonB-dependent receptor plug domain-containing protein: MNNKTNVIGALFLGASLFGFAQEQTSLLQEQQLDEVVVSDSRFELKRENSGKTVIKISNQEIENNKGRTIAQLINTKSGIEINGTRSVEGQNLGNYIRGGNNRQVLVLIDGVQVNDPSMVANDFDLRLVDLNTVESIEIIKGAASTLYGNAAATAVVNITTKKASSKEISGSFLTVVGTNQTQDDLNYNGSSFTNHVSVNGSLNKFTYLASFGNRYADGLSAAKSDNPEKDPFSRFNTNVKLGYHISDAFQIDAFASYDKFKTDIDGFPAPSYTFADTDDKFISEQARVGIAPKFAYNNGSLHLNAAFSKIDRETISDFGATYEGESIVIDAFNKYVFNDAFYTIVGLNYAEYKSVFADEQSYTNTDPYLNVVYVSDFGLNINAGTRFNNHSEYGSHLVYSLNPSYSIPVNTGYAKVFGSYATSFIAPNLSQLFGFFGANPDLEAEENTTIEGGLEFSNKKGFRINGVYFNRKEENTIIYTTAYENATTDATVHGFEAEAELKKLKDFTISANYTFTELKDGIRLRIPKHKANASVGYNFHKNTFASINYQYVGSRTDTNFSTYTNEELESFSLIDLYFSQKLIKNKVTLFASVTNIFNEDYFEILGYTTKGRNVNLGLNINL; encoded by the coding sequence ATGAATAACAAAACAAATGTTATTGGAGCACTGTTTTTAGGTGCGTCTCTATTTGGTTTTGCACAAGAGCAAACCAGTTTATTACAAGAACAACAATTAGATGAGGTGGTTGTGAGCGATTCGCGTTTTGAACTAAAACGTGAAAATTCTGGTAAAACCGTGATTAAAATTTCAAACCAGGAAATTGAAAATAACAAAGGTAGAACTATAGCTCAATTAATAAACACCAAAAGTGGTATTGAAATTAATGGCACACGCAGTGTAGAAGGTCAGAATCTTGGCAATTATATTAGAGGCGGTAATAATAGACAGGTTTTAGTACTTATTGATGGTGTGCAAGTAAACGACCCATCGATGGTAGCAAACGATTTCGATTTGCGATTGGTTGATTTAAACACCGTTGAGTCTATAGAAATTATAAAAGGTGCGGCTAGTACCTTGTACGGAAATGCAGCAGCAACTGCTGTTGTGAACATCACCACTAAAAAAGCGTCATCAAAAGAAATTTCAGGGAGTTTTTTAACTGTAGTGGGGACAAACCAAACCCAAGACGATTTAAATTACAACGGCTCTAGCTTTACTAATCATGTCTCGGTTAACGGTAGCCTAAACAAATTTACTTATTTAGCAAGTTTTGGAAATAGGTATGCAGATGGTTTATCGGCAGCAAAATCAGATAATCCAGAAAAAGATCCATTTTCAAGATTTAATACGAATGTTAAACTGGGCTACCACATTAGTGATGCTTTCCAAATTGACGCTTTTGCGAGTTACGATAAATTTAAGACCGACATAGACGGTTTTCCGGCACCAAGTTATACGTTTGCAGATACCGATGATAAATTTATTTCTGAGCAAGCCCGTGTTGGAATTGCTCCAAAATTTGCATACAACAACGGAAGTCTTCATTTAAATGCGGCTTTTTCAAAAATTGATAGAGAAACAATTTCCGACTTTGGAGCCACTTATGAAGGCGAAAGCATTGTGATAGATGCCTTTAATAAATACGTGTTTAACGATGCGTTTTATACTATTGTGGGGTTAAACTATGCGGAGTACAAAAGTGTTTTTGCCGATGAGCAAAGTTACACCAATACCGATCCTTATCTAAACGTGGTTTATGTCTCAGACTTTGGTTTGAATATAAATGCAGGTACACGTTTTAACAACCATAGCGAATATGGTTCGCATTTGGTTTATAGTTTAAATCCGTCTTACAGTATTCCTGTAAATACGGGTTATGCTAAGGTTTTTGGTTCTTATGCCACATCTTTTATTGCCCCAAATTTATCGCAATTGTTTGGTTTTTTTGGAGCTAATCCAGACTTAGAAGCTGAAGAAAACACGACCATTGAAGGCGGTTTAGAGTTTTCTAACAAAAAAGGGTTTCGCATAAACGGGGTATATTTTAATAGAAAAGAAGAAAACACCATAATTTACACCACAGCTTATGAAAACGCCACTACCGATGCTACGGTACATGGCTTTGAAGCAGAAGCAGAATTAAAAAAGCTGAAAGATTTTACCATTAGTGCCAATTACACGTTTACCGAGTTAAAGGATGGTATTCGTTTACGTATCCCAAAACACAAAGCCAATGCGAGTGTGGGTTATAATTTTCATAAAAACACTTTTGCTTCTATAAATTACCAATATGTAGGAAGCCGAACAGATACCAATTTTTCGACCTATACAAATGAAGAATTAGAATCTTTCTCTTTAATTGATTTATATTTTAGTCAGAAATTAATTAAAAACAAAGTGACCCTTTTTGCGAGTGTAACGAATATTTTTAATGAAGACTATTTCGAGATTTTAGGCTATACCACAAAAGGTAGAAATGTAAACTTAGGTTTGAATATTAATTTATAG
- the rmuC gene encoding DNA recombination protein RmuC — MNNNLILIAAILVSGGFGAYLGILFAKLKNKSEQSTLKERENQMTHTIEALKENLNKIEHDREDIRREKDFLNEELARRNTEYQNLQQLHLKRDAELEKRQEHLRKDFELLATKILDEKSEKFTLQNKENIKNILNPLQEKIKTFEEKVDLTQKESISMHSALKEQLLGLKDLNQQMSKETTNLTRALKGDSKMQGNWGELVLERVLEKSGLEKDREYFVQQSFTLADGSRVLPDVVLHLPDRKKMVIDSKVSLTDYERFVNAEDHDKAQYLKGHINSIKKHVDQLSEKNYQDLYTIESPDFVLMFIPIEPAFAVVVNEDNTIYNKAFEKNIVIVTPSTLLATLRTIDSMWNNEKQQRNAIEIARQAGALYDKFEGLVSDLTGIGKKIDAAKSDYAAAMNKLVDGRGNLITSVEKLKKMGAKAKKSLPESVIKRAEENEI, encoded by the coding sequence ATGAACAATAATCTAATCCTTATCGCAGCTATTCTTGTTTCTGGTGGCTTTGGAGCTTACTTAGGTATACTATTCGCCAAACTAAAAAACAAAAGCGAACAAAGCACTTTAAAAGAACGTGAAAATCAAATGACTCATACCATTGAGGCTCTAAAAGAAAATTTAAATAAAATTGAACATGACCGCGAAGACATCCGAAGAGAAAAAGATTTTCTAAATGAGGAATTGGCCAGAAGAAACACCGAATACCAGAACCTGCAACAACTCCATTTAAAACGCGATGCAGAACTAGAAAAACGGCAAGAACATCTGCGAAAAGACTTCGAGTTATTAGCCACCAAAATACTCGATGAAAAGTCTGAAAAATTCACCCTGCAGAACAAAGAAAACATTAAAAATATATTAAATCCGCTACAAGAAAAAATAAAGACTTTTGAAGAAAAAGTAGATCTAACTCAAAAGGAAAGCATTAGTATGCATTCGGCTTTAAAAGAGCAATTGTTGGGTTTAAAAGACCTCAACCAACAAATGTCTAAAGAAACCACCAACTTAACAAGAGCTTTAAAAGGTGATAGCAAAATGCAAGGCAATTGGGGTGAGTTGGTATTAGAGCGTGTACTCGAAAAATCTGGTTTAGAAAAAGATAGAGAGTATTTTGTACAGCAAAGTTTCACTTTAGCCGATGGGTCGCGTGTTTTGCCAGATGTGGTGTTACACTTACCAGATCGTAAAAAAATGGTAATTGACAGTAAAGTATCTTTAACAGATTACGAGCGCTTTGTTAATGCGGAAGATCACGATAAAGCCCAGTATTTAAAAGGCCATATTAATTCCATAAAGAAGCATGTCGATCAGCTTTCCGAAAAAAATTATCAAGATTTATACACTATCGAATCACCCGATTTTGTCTTGATGTTTATCCCTATCGAACCCGCTTTTGCGGTTGTTGTAAATGAAGACAACACGATATACAATAAAGCTTTTGAAAAAAATATTGTTATCGTAACCCCTTCCACATTATTGGCAACATTACGCACGATTGATAGTATGTGGAACAACGAAAAACAACAGCGCAACGCCATCGAAATTGCTAGACAAGCAGGTGCCCTATACGATAAATTTGAGGGTTTAGTAAGCGATTTAACTGGTATTGGCAAAAAAATAGATGCTGCAAAAAGTGACTATGCCGCTGCTATGAATAAATTAGTTGATGGTCGAGGTAATTTAATTACCAGCGTAGAGAAGTTAAAAAAAATGGGGGCTAAGGCAAAAAAGTCGCTTCCAGAATCTGTAATAAAGCGTGCAGAAGAAAACGAAATTTAA
- a CDS encoding ATP-binding protein, whose translation MTKHKTYFNWSSGKDSALALYYLLQDERYSVDKLITTVNTHYNRVSMHGVRLELLFAQAKSLNIKLNLIELPETPNMEIYEQKMWETVAQLKNNGFTHTAFGDIYLEDLKTYRETKLAKQNIKTVFPLWKRDTKELLNEFLDLGFKTIVVCANSKYFDKHVVGTVIDKNFINNLPKDVDPCGENGEFHTFCFDGPIFENPIPFTLGEKVFREYDAPKSKDSPFNDGKYGFWFCDLIP comes from the coding sequence TTGACTAAACATAAAACTTATTTTAATTGGAGTTCTGGTAAAGATTCCGCATTGGCTTTGTATTACCTTTTGCAAGATGAACGCTATAGTGTAGACAAGTTAATTACTACGGTTAATACCCACTACAATCGCGTATCTATGCACGGCGTAAGATTAGAATTGCTATTTGCTCAAGCCAAATCGCTAAACATAAAGCTAAACCTTATCGAATTGCCAGAAACCCCCAATATGGAGATTTACGAACAAAAAATGTGGGAAACTGTGGCCCAGTTAAAAAATAACGGATTTACACACACAGCTTTTGGCGATATCTATCTGGAGGATTTAAAAACCTATCGCGAAACAAAACTTGCTAAACAGAATATAAAAACCGTTTTTCCGCTCTGGAAACGCGATACCAAAGAACTTTTAAACGAGTTTTTAGATCTAGGCTTTAAAACCATCGTGGTTTGCGCCAACTCAAAATATTTTGATAAACATGTTGTAGGAACTGTTATCGACAAAAATTTTATAAATAATTTACCCAAAGATGTCGACCCCTGCGGAGAAAATGGCGAGTTTCACACCTTTTGTTTCGACGGCCCTATTTTTGAAAACCCTATTCCCTTTACTTTAGGAGAAAAAGTTTTTCGTGAATACGACGCCCCAAAATCTAAAGACTCACCATTTAATGATGGGAAATACGGCTTTTGGTTTTGTGATTTAATCCCATAA
- a CDS encoding ABC transporter substrate-binding protein, with protein MKKIVLILLSVVLLSCKNEASKTVLNSKASTQLDLKYAQGFKVSDFNTFKVLEIINPWPKAKKSYRYVLISKENAAKTTFNKSEYDGIITNPIESLVVTSTTHLPALELLGVTHTLTGFPGTHFISSKKIRTRVDRGSLRELGKNESINTEVLLELNPDAVIGFGIDGNNKTFETIKNSGIPVIYNGDWVENSPLAKAEWIKFFGALYNKEKQADSIFKTIENNYIEAKKLAQAAKNKPTILSGAMHSDIWYLPNGTSTEAQFLKDANTNYLWKDSTGSGSLKLNFEAVYTKAKSADIWLNPSNYISLEALKNASTHHTKFNAYKNKTIYTVANTTGETGGVLYYELGFARPDLVLKDIIKIAHPQLLKDHELFFFKPLK; from the coding sequence ATGAAAAAAATAGTTCTTATCTTACTCTCGGTTGTCCTATTGTCTTGTAAAAATGAGGCCTCAAAAACGGTTTTAAATTCTAAAGCATCAACCCAGTTGGATTTGAAATATGCCCAAGGCTTTAAAGTATCAGACTTTAATACCTTTAAAGTTTTGGAGATTATAAATCCGTGGCCAAAAGCTAAAAAAAGTTATCGTTACGTTTTAATTAGCAAAGAAAACGCTGCTAAAACAACCTTTAACAAAAGTGAATACGATGGTATTATTACCAATCCTATCGAGAGCCTAGTGGTCACCTCAACCACACATCTCCCAGCTTTAGAACTATTGGGTGTTACACACACTTTAACTGGTTTTCCAGGAACACATTTTATTTCGTCTAAAAAAATAAGAACTCGTGTTGATCGTGGTTCCTTAAGAGAACTTGGCAAAAATGAAAGCATAAATACCGAAGTATTATTAGAATTAAACCCCGATGCTGTAATAGGCTTCGGTATAGACGGCAACAATAAAACCTTCGAAACTATTAAAAATTCTGGAATTCCTGTAATTTACAATGGGGATTGGGTAGAAAATTCGCCCTTAGCAAAAGCCGAATGGATAAAATTTTTTGGCGCACTTTATAATAAGGAAAAACAAGCCGATTCTATTTTTAAAACTATTGAAAACAATTATATTGAAGCCAAAAAACTAGCACAAGCGGCAAAAAACAAACCCACGATTTTAAGCGGTGCCATGCATAGTGATATTTGGTATTTACCAAACGGCACAAGTACCGAAGCGCAATTTTTAAAAGACGCCAACACCAATTATTTATGGAAAGACAGTACAGGCTCAGGAAGCTTAAAACTTAATTTTGAAGCTGTTTACACAAAAGCCAAAAGTGCCGATATTTGGTTAAATCCATCAAATTATATCAGTTTAGAAGCACTTAAGAATGCGAGTACACACCATACGAAGTTTAACGCCTATAAAAACAAAACCATTTACACGGTTGCGAATACAACAGGTGAAACTGGTGGTGTTTTGTATTACGAATTGGGATTTGCTAGACCAGATTTGGTATTAAAAGATATTATTAAAATTGCACATCCCCAATTATTAAAAGACCATGAATTATTCTTTTTTAAACCTTTAAAATAA
- a CDS encoding Abi family protein: MGNIATTVDQQIAKLINRGLVLNNNKDIEKAKEILSDIGYYRLGFYWYYFQDKDTHEFNDNITLDDIVKLYYFDFDLKMKLLRYIYRIEVHFRTQLVYEASNHYINNNTWYVDPKIVNQIDLDEFEKIYDKIKKNSKTLAKHHVKNPNQDYAPAWKVFEFLTFGQVYNFFNNLKNQELKKKISGIYGFRDVKLLNNYLLSLINIRNVCSHNGVLFDYEQPYGIMRIPNMQYRNKTFNNTNLNASIRLLLFILSKVSKNRANELEQDLKDMFSQAKENKLVYDVINSKIKFDL, encoded by the coding sequence ATGGGTAATATAGCCACAACCGTTGACCAACAAATTGCGAAATTAATAAACAGAGGCCTTGTCTTAAACAATAATAAGGATATTGAAAAAGCTAAAGAAATATTATCAGACATTGGTTATTATCGTCTAGGTTTTTATTGGTATTACTTTCAAGATAAAGACACTCATGAATTTAATGATAATATAACTTTAGATGATATTGTAAAGCTCTATTATTTTGACTTTGACCTAAAAATGAAACTGCTTCGATATATTTATAGAATCGAAGTACATTTTAGAACTCAACTTGTGTACGAGGCTTCAAATCATTATATAAACAATAACACTTGGTATGTCGACCCTAAGATAGTCAATCAAATAGACCTTGATGAATTTGAAAAAATATATGATAAAATCAAAAAAAACAGTAAAACTTTAGCAAAACACCATGTTAAAAATCCTAATCAAGACTATGCACCTGCGTGGAAAGTTTTTGAGTTTCTAACTTTTGGTCAGGTTTACAATTTTTTTAACAATCTAAAAAACCAAGAATTAAAGAAGAAAATATCTGGAATATATGGCTTCAGAGATGTCAAACTTTTGAACAATTATTTATTATCACTAATTAATATTAGGAATGTTTGCTCGCATAATGGAGTTCTTTTTGATTATGAACAACCTTATGGAATAATGCGAATACCAAATATGCAATATAGAAATAAGACCTTTAATAATACGAATTTGAATGCATCAATTAGATTATTACTATTTATATTAAGCAAGGTTTCTAAAAATCGAGCTAATGAATTAGAACAAGATTTAAAAGATATGTTTTCGCAAGCTAAGGAAAACAAACTAGTTTACGATGTTATTAATTCTAAAATTAAATTTGACTTGTAA
- a CDS encoding ABC transporter ATP-binding protein, giving the protein MSAAESHSILKAEDLTIGYSTKKLQTVVASHINIELKQGELVGLIGANGVGKSTLIRTLTNVQKPLRGSVFINDKNTKQFNPIDLAKVMSLVLTEQIASKNLTVFELIALGRQPYTSWIGNLSPLDYNIINKAITQTNITRLKDKKCYELSDGQLQKVMIARALAQDTDLIILDEPTTHLDMYHKAYILKLLQKLAQDTGKTILFSSHEIDLAIQLCDKLVVMTEDEVVSDEPCNLISKGTFNTLFPKDLIKFDKISGSFRIKK; this is encoded by the coding sequence ATGAGTGCAGCCGAATCACATAGCATCTTAAAAGCTGAAGATTTAACGATTGGTTATTCAACTAAAAAGTTGCAAACTGTCGTGGCTTCGCATATAAATATCGAATTAAAACAAGGTGAGTTGGTTGGTTTAATTGGTGCCAATGGTGTTGGAAAATCTACACTAATTAGAACCCTTACCAACGTACAAAAGCCATTGCGAGGGTCTGTTTTTATAAACGATAAAAACACAAAACAATTTAATCCTATCGACTTAGCAAAAGTTATGAGTTTGGTTTTAACCGAGCAAATAGCCTCTAAAAACCTAACCGTTTTCGAACTTATCGCTTTAGGAAGGCAGCCCTACACCAGTTGGATTGGTAATTTATCGCCATTAGATTACAACATTATAAATAAAGCCATTACCCAAACCAATATTACACGTTTAAAAGACAAAAAATGTTATGAATTAAGTGACGGCCAACTACAAAAAGTTATGATTGCCAGGGCTTTAGCACAAGACACCGACTTAATTATTCTAGACGAGCCCACAACCCATCTGGATATGTACCACAAAGCATACATTTTAAAACTGCTTCAAAAATTAGCACAAGACACTGGTAAAACAATTTTGTTTTCGTCGCATGAAATAGATTTGGCCATTCAATTATGCGATAAACTGGTTGTAATGACCGAAGACGAAGTGGTTTCAGACGAGCCGTGTAATCTCATTTCAAAGGGCACTTTCAACACCTTATTCCCCAAAGATTTAATAAAGTTTGATAAGATTTCTGGTAGTTTTCGTATTAAAAAATAG
- a CDS encoding S41 family peptidase, whose amino-acid sequence MRYFKLIILIIISLSTLSCYEDQDDVQVTASEINDFVWKGMNVFYLYKDEVPNLANDRFSSNSDYASYLNTFTTPEDLFESLIYQRETVDRFSVIYPDYFELEQRFQGISKTNGMEFNLFYQPNSNTTVFGVIRLVLPNSPADNMGLKRGDIFYGINGEQLVKNNLSTLLNQENYTLNLGFYNDKGTPETTDDSIDALNTDVALIKIEYTENPIYKTASEIIDLGSEKVGYLMYNGFVSGSENELNTVFGNFKSNNIQHLVVDLRYNPGGALSTTTFLASMITGQHNGEVFEKLIYNSDLQNNNTSYNFTDTLNNGTPINSLGLQKVYILTTSSSASASEALINGLSPYITVVQIGGKTTGKTQASITIYDSPDFKREGANPTHTYAMQPLVSTGVNKNDVAVPASGLSPSLGFEYKENPYNYGVLGDVNEPLLALALADIQNASSKFMAIKSKSGKTFKLVLDSNTLNPLEGGMVID is encoded by the coding sequence ATGCGATATTTTAAACTTATCATTCTAATAATAATTTCACTTAGTACCTTGAGCTGTTATGAAGATCAAGATGACGTTCAAGTAACCGCAAGCGAAATCAACGATTTTGTTTGGAAAGGTATGAATGTTTTTTACTTGTACAAAGATGAAGTGCCAAACCTGGCAAACGACAGGTTTTCCTCAAATAGTGATTATGCAAGTTACTTGAATACCTTTACTACACCCGAAGATTTATTTGAAAGTTTAATATACCAGAGGGAAACCGTAGACCGCTTTAGCGTCATTTATCCCGATTATTTCGAATTGGAGCAACGATTTCAAGGTATCTCGAAAACTAACGGTATGGAATTTAACCTGTTTTATCAACCCAACAGCAACACGACAGTATTCGGGGTTATAAGACTGGTCTTGCCAAATAGTCCAGCAGATAATATGGGTTTAAAACGCGGCGATATTTTTTATGGCATTAACGGCGAGCAACTCGTAAAGAATAATTTAAGTACTTTACTAAACCAAGAAAACTACACTTTAAATCTTGGCTTTTATAACGACAAAGGTACCCCCGAAACCACTGACGATTCTATCGATGCACTAAATACCGATGTGGCTTTAATCAAAATTGAATACACAGAAAACCCTATTTATAAAACAGCCTCAGAAATTATTGACCTTGGCAGCGAAAAAGTGGGCTACCTGATGTATAACGGGTTTGTTTCAGGTTCTGAAAACGAACTAAACACCGTATTTGGCAACTTTAAATCTAATAATATACAGCATTTAGTTGTCGATTTACGTTACAATCCTGGTGGAGCCCTATCCACAACCACCTTTCTAGCTAGTATGATAACAGGACAGCATAACGGCGAAGTGTTCGAAAAGCTAATTTATAATAGCGATTTGCAAAATAATAATACGTCGTATAATTTTACCGATACATTAAACAATGGCACCCCAATTAACAGCTTAGGCTTACAAAAAGTATATATATTAACAACAAGCAGCTCTGCTTCGGCAAGCGAAGCTTTAATAAATGGACTTAGCCCCTATATTACGGTTGTACAAATTGGGGGAAAAACCACAGGAAAAACGCAAGCTTCAATTACGATATACGACTCTCCTGATTTTAAACGAGAAGGCGCTAACCCCACACATACCTATGCCATGCAACCCCTAGTTTCAACAGGCGTGAACAAAAATGATGTGGCCGTACCAGCATCTGGCCTGTCACCTTCTCTTGGTTTTGAATATAAAGAAAACCCATATAACTACGGGGTTTTAGGCGATGTAAATGAGCCTCTGTTAGCATTGGCCTTAGCAGACATTCAAAATGCAAGCTCTAAATTCATGGCTATAAAATCTAAATCGGGGAAAACCTTTAAATTAGTTCTCGATAGTAACACATTAAATCCGCTTGAAGGCGGCATGGTAATAGACTAA
- a CDS encoding acyl-CoA thioesterase, with the protein MFKHIEESQITITQLMLPSHSNFSGKIHGGHILNLMDQIAFACASKHSRHYCVTASVNKVDFLNSIEVGELMSLKASINHTGRTSMVVGVRVESENVQTGEIKHCNSSYFTMVAKDNDGNNVPVPGIILKTKDDVRRFSRSIMRQEHSRNRSENFKRSVFKIEEHMDLVKNQNAKVEFELNDH; encoded by the coding sequence ATGTTTAAACACATTGAAGAATCTCAAATAACTATAACGCAGCTCATGCTGCCATCGCATTCCAATTTTAGCGGTAAAATTCACGGTGGTCATATTTTAAACCTCATGGATCAAATTGCATTTGCCTGTGCATCTAAGCACTCTAGACACTACTGTGTAACGGCATCGGTTAATAAAGTTGATTTCTTAAATTCCATTGAAGTTGGCGAGCTCATGTCGTTAAAAGCATCTATAAATCATACAGGACGAACCTCTATGGTTGTTGGTGTTAGAGTGGAATCTGAAAACGTTCAAACCGGAGAAATAAAACATTGCAACTCGTCTTACTTTACGATGGTAGCCAAAGATAACGACGGCAATAATGTGCCTGTACCAGGTATTATTTTAAAGACTAAAGACGATGTACGTAGATTTTCTAGAAGCATCATGCGACAAGAACACTCTAGAAACAGATCTGAGAATTTTAAACGTTCTGTCTTTAAAATTGAAGAGCATATGGACTTGGTTAAAAATCAAAATGCTAAAGTGGAATTTGAATTAAATGACCATTGA